The DNA segment TGTTTGTTGCCTTGCTTGGCATGTTCAGCGCCGGTTTTGGCGGGAAAAACGCGCTGGGCGATATGCTGGCCCTTGGGGCTGCGATCTGTATGGCGGGTTATTTCAATGTGCTGGGTGCCAGGCCCGAAGTGGACGCGCTCAAGGGCATGTTGTTTGGTGCGTTTGTCGTCACCCTGATCCTGCTGCCCGGTGCCGAACCGTTATCGCCAGTTGGTCTGGACTGGGTGTGGCTTTTGATTCTGGGCTTTTGGGTGTTGCCGGTATCGTTCCTGTTGATTGCCTATGCATCGCGCAAAATTCCCGCCGCCGAGGTAAGCCTGATCATGCTTAATGAAGCGATCTTTGGATCGTTTCTGGTCTGGGTGTTTGTCAATGAAGTGCCCGACGAAATGACACTGATCAGCGGGACGGTGGTGATCACCACGCTTGTCATTCACAGCCTTTTGGGGCTGCGCGCCAGTAAACGCGCCAACAAACAAGCAAGGGCGGCTGCCTGACCTGACGGATCGATCATTAGACATTCCGGGTGACTTCAGCTTGTTGTCAGCTTCGCACGGTATGCGAGGGGCATGGTTCATTGCCCCAAGGATGCCCGGATGCGTCGACTTCGTTCCTTTTTGCACCTTTCACCGATTGATTATCGATTTGGCCTTTTAACACTCGCGGTCTATTTCACGCTGGTTCTGAACTGGAAGGTCCTAAGCCACTTTTACGGAATTCTGGCGGGCCTGGGTGATTATGACGCGGGCTTTGCGATCAGTGCGCCGTTTGTTCTGATCTGTGCGTCACTTGTGGTTTTTACGCCGTTTTCCTGGCGCTATCTGTTCAAGCCGTTCTTTGTTTTCCTGATTATCACGGGTGCGCTGGCGCATTATGCAATGTTGAAATACGGCATCGTGTTTGATCGCGGCATGATCGAAAACGTGGTCGAGACCAATCAGGTTGAGGCGCTTTCATATTTCAATTTGCAGGCCGGATTGTGGTTTGCCGTGACCGGACTTCTGCCAGCCGCGATACTGATCCTTGTGCCGCTTAAATTCCCGAACACCGTTTTGCGCGGGATCGGGCAGCGGGTGGTTTTGATGATGGTGCCGCTTTTGGTGTTGGGCGGGATCGGGTCGCTTTATTTCAAGGACTACGCATCGGTCGGGCGCAATCACAAGGTTCTGGGCAAGGAGCTTGTGCCGTCGAACTATATTGCCGGCACGATCCAGTTGGTAAAGCGACGGTATCTTTATGCCGACATGCCGTTTCAAACCATCGGGCAGGATGCCCGCAAGGTCGCGCCAGACGGCGATAACAAGCCGACTTTGATGTTTTTGGTGATCGGTGAAACCGCACGGGCCCAAAGCGTTGCGGCCAATGGGTACACGCGCCCGACATCGCCCTTTACCAGTCAGATTGACGGCATGCTGGCGTTTCAGGATGTGTCATCGTGTGGGACGGCAACTGCGGTTTCGGTGCCCTGCATGTTTTCGCCGATGGATCATGCCGGGTATGACGGCGACGTCGCACGTCATAGTGAAAGCCTGATGGATGTGCTGGCACATGCCGGTATCGACGTTCTGTGGAAGGAAAATGACGAGGGTTGCAAAGGGGTGTGTGACCGGGTGCGCCATATCGACATATCACCCGATGATTTCCCTGAAGATTGCGCACTTGGCACCTGTTTTGATGCGGTGATGCTGCGCGGCCTTGACGACGAAGTCGCATCTGGTGAACCGCACGATCAATTGATTGCCTTTCACCTGATGGGCAGCCACGGGCCGACCTATTATAAACGTTATCCCGATGAGCATCGGGCCTTTATCCCCGATTGCCCGCGCAGTGACATTGAAAATTGCAGCGCGGAAGAACTGATCAATACCTATGACAATACGATCCGTTATACCGACTTTGTCGTCGCCCAACTGACCGAGCGCCTGAAAGCCTACCAGGACGATTACAACGTGGTGCTGTTGTATGTGTCGGACCATGGGGAGTCCCTGGGCGAGGGCGGGTTGTATCTGCATGGTGCTCCTTACATGTTCGCCCCCTCGGAACAAACCAAGGTGCCGATGATGATCTGGATGTCGGACGGCTATGCCGATGCCAACCGGATCGAGACCGATTGCCTGAGAGCACAGGCACAAACCGGCCGCTTTTCGCATGACAATCTGTTTTCGACCGTGCTGGGCGCGATGCATGTTACGACCGGACTTTACCGTTCGGAATCAGACATCTTTGCCGCCTGTCGGGCACCGGTGATGCACGCCGCGCACAGTAAGGGCTTAGGCAGGAATT comes from the Thalassospira sp. ER-Se-21-Dark genome and includes:
- a CDS encoding DMT family transporter → MTLRDRFGSVHGGWIALLGVVILSPDALLLRLIAADDFTTAFWRLGFLTVALLLVALWNGAKRGEGIVQSIRPNGFEMLTGLFYGGTCTLFMFSVRNTDAANTLIIIAATPLLAGLIGVFIFKRSQPIRTWVASVVVFVALLGMFSAGFGGKNALGDMLALGAAICMAGYFNVLGARPEVDALKGMLFGAFVVTLILLPGAEPLSPVGLDWVWLLILGFWVLPVSFLLIAYASRKIPAAEVSLIMLNEAIFGSFLVWVFVNEVPDEMTLISGTVVITTLVIHSLLGLRASKRANKQARAAA
- a CDS encoding phosphoethanolamine--lipid A transferase, producing the protein MRRLRSFLHLSPIDYRFGLLTLAVYFTLVLNWKVLSHFYGILAGLGDYDAGFAISAPFVLICASLVVFTPFSWRYLFKPFFVFLIITGALAHYAMLKYGIVFDRGMIENVVETNQVEALSYFNLQAGLWFAVTGLLPAAILILVPLKFPNTVLRGIGQRVVLMMVPLLVLGGIGSLYFKDYASVGRNHKVLGKELVPSNYIAGTIQLVKRRYLYADMPFQTIGQDARKVAPDGDNKPTLMFLVIGETARAQSVAANGYTRPTSPFTSQIDGMLAFQDVSSCGTATAVSVPCMFSPMDHAGYDGDVARHSESLMDVLAHAGIDVLWKENDEGCKGVCDRVRHIDISPDDFPEDCALGTCFDAVMLRGLDDEVASGEPHDQLIAFHLMGSHGPTYYKRYPDEHRAFIPDCPRSDIENCSAEELINTYDNTIRYTDFVVAQLTERLKAYQDDYNVVLLYVSDHGESLGEGGLYLHGAPYMFAPSEQTKVPMMIWMSDGYADANRIETDCLRAQAQTGRFSHDNLFSTVLGAMHVTTGLYRSESDIFAACRAPVMHAAHSKGLGRN